The proteins below are encoded in one region of Cololabis saira isolate AMF1-May2022 chromosome 21, fColSai1.1, whole genome shotgun sequence:
- the LOC133421725 gene encoding zinc finger protein 180-like: MSKVNHLRKFIGQRLTVEIFSVFEKTILEYEEELDRQRRLVDLVWKPEIRLNRIDPPGENVCMVEEDGVFSDQHLDNLERSCSPDQEEPGNPQTTELEEDSSVQEMKQEDVEVDVSLVNLADVKVENGEPGPNCGQLMLHTSPESQNEEEEGTESLRSDSSKTADLEPMRRHSDHEDSAVPSDSNCKSKLTWTLTGKMAFSCRTCRKEFSKKGNLVEHMKIHTGERPYLCNTCGKAFSNLSHLKSHIITHTGDKPYICKTCGKSFRQHSGLVIHSRTHTGERPYLCNTCGKSFKQPSTLKKHKMIHMGEKPYVCTTCGKSYRQRFTLLVHSRTHTGEKPYLCNTCGKTFTNSSNLKRHITTHTV, from the exons atgtctaaagtTAATCACCTGAGaaagtttatcggtcagcgactaactgTAGAAATAttctcagtgtttgaaaaaaccatcttggagtatgaagaagagctggaccgtcagcgcagactggtGGACCTCgtctggaaacctgaaatcagactaaACAGAATCG ACCCCCCAGGAGAAAATGTTTGtatggtggaggaggacggggttttcagtgaccagcacctcgataacctggagaggagctgcagcccggaccaggaggaaccagggaatccacagactacagaactggaggaagactccagcgttcaggagatgaagcaggaggacgtagaggtggatgtctcattggtcaatctcgctgatgtgaaagttgaaaatggtgaaccaggaccaaactgtggccagctgatgttgcacacttctcctgaatcTCAAAACGAAGaggaggaagggactgaaagtttacgctcagactccagtaaaactgcagatctggagccaatgagacgacacagtGACCACGAAGActctgctgtcccgtcagacagcaactgtaaatcaaaactGACTTGGACCCTCACGGGGAAGATGGCATTTTCTTGCAgaacttgcaggaaagagttcagtaaaaagGGTAATTTAGTGGaacacatgaagatccacactggcgaaaggccgtacctgtgcaacacctgcggaaaagcCTTTTCTAATTTATcacatcttaaaagccacataatcACACACACGGGCGacaagccctacatctgcaaaacatgtggaaaaagtttcaGGCAACATTCCGGCCTGGTGATTCACTCAAGGACCCACACaggtgaaaggccgtacctgtgcaacacctgcggaaaatccTTTAAACAACCGTCAACGCTCAAGAAGCATAAAATGATCCAcatgggcgagaagccctacgtctgtacaacatgtggaaaaagttacaggcaacGTTTCACCCtgctggttcactcgaggacccacaccggtgaaaagccgtacctgtgcaacacctgcggcaaaacctttactaattcATCAAATCtgaaacgccacataaccacgcacacggtcTAG
- the LOC133421723 gene encoding zinc finger protein 37 homolog produces the protein MSKVNHLREFIGQRLTAAAVEIFSVFEKNILEYEEELDRQRRLVDLAWKPEIRLNRIDLPGENVCKVEEDGVFSDQHLDNLERSCSPDQEEPGNPQTTELEKDASVQEMKQEDVEVDVSLVNLADVKVENGVPGPNCDQLLFHTSPEAQNEDEEGTESLRSDSSKTADLEPMRRHGDHEDTAVPSDSNCKSKLTWTLTGKKAFSCRTCRQEFSKSSILVEHMRIHTDERPYLCNTCGKSFKKPSTLKKHKMIHMGEKPYVCTTCGKSYMHHSSLLIHSRTHTGERPYQCNTCGKTFTDISSLKRHVTMHTGEKPYVCSTCGKSYRQRFTLLVHSRTHTGEKPYLCNTCGKTFNNSSNLKRHITTHTGEKLYLCQTCNKGFTQAIDLLSHMKNHPQDKSGDS, from the exons atgtctaaagttaatcatctgagagagtttatcggtcagcgactaacagcagctgctgtagaaatattctcagtgtttgaaaaaaacatcttggagtatgaagaagagctggaccgtcagcgcagactggtggacctcgcctggaaacctgaaatcagactaaACAGAATCG acctCCCaggagaaaatgtttgtaaggtggaggaggacggggttttcagtgaccagcacctcgataacctggagaggagctgcagcccggaccaggaggaaccagggaatccacagactacagaactggagaaaGACGCCAGCgttcaggagatgaagcaggaggacgtagaggtggatgtctcattggtcaatctcgctgatgtgaaagttgaaaatggtgtaccaggaccaaactgtgaccAGCTGCTGTttcacacttctcctgaagctcaaaacgaagatgaggaaggaactgaaagtttacgctcagactccagtaaaactgcagatctggagccaatgagacgacacggtgaccacgaagacactgctgtcccgtcagacagcaactgtaaatcaaagctgacttGGACCCTCACAGGGAAGAAGGCATTTTCTTGCAGAACTTGCAGgcaagagttcagtaaaagtagtaTTTTAGTGGAACACATGAGGATCCACACTgacgaaaggccgtacctgtgcaacacctgcggaaaatcatttaaaaaaccaTCAACGCTCAAGAAGCATAAAATGATCCAcatgggcgagaagccctacgtcTGCActacatgtggaaaaagttacatgCACCATTCCAGCCTGCTGATTCACTCAAGGACCCACACGGGTGAAAGGCCGTACcagtgcaacacctgcggcaaaACCTTTACTGACATTTCGTCTCTTAAACGACACGTAACCATGCACACGGGTGAGAAGCCCTACGTCTGCagcacatgtggaaaaagttacaggcaacGTTTCACCCtgctggttcactcgaggacccacaccggcgaaaagccgtacctgtgcaacacctgcggcaaaACCTTTAATAATTCATCAAATCtgaaacgccacataaccacgcacacgggcgagaagctgTATTTGTGccagacgtgcaacaaaggttttaccCAGGcaattgatttgctgagtcacatgaaaaatcacccccAGGACAAGTCTGGTGATTCGTGA